The following proteins are encoded in a genomic region of Pelecanus crispus isolate bPelCri1 chromosome 26, bPelCri1.pri, whole genome shotgun sequence:
- the CD63 gene encoding CD63 antigen: MAVEGGMKCVKFLVFIFNFIFWVCGVALIAIGIYAQGALGKVLVVSSTSASSSPIAILVLGVIIFFISFFGCCGAWKESYCMVTTFAVLLSIIFLVEVAAAIAGYVFKDKVRSVLEDGLWNAMHKYGEDRLLTEAIDELQRDFTCCGANNYTDWATIEPFKTNDTVPRSCCRINTTSCNVHPSPTTIYEEGCLQSIEAWVKKNIITVAAVALGIAFFEILGIIFACCLMKGIRSGYEVM; this comes from the exons ATGGCGGTCGAGGGCGGGATGAAATGCGTGAAGTTCCTGGTTTTTATCTTCAACTTCATCTTCTGG gtatGCGGCGTGGCCCTCATCGCCATCGGCATCTATGCCCAGGGGGCCCTGGGTAAGGTGCTGGTGGTCAGCAGCACCTCGGCCTCCAGCTCCCCCATCGCCATCCTGGTGCTGGGCGTCATCATCTTCTTCATCTCCTTCTTCGGCTGCTGCGGCGCCTGGAAGGAGAGTTACTGCATGGTCACCACG TTCGCCGTCCTGCTCAGCATCATCTTCTTGGTGGAGGTCGCCGCCGCCATCGCCGGCTATGTCTTCAAGGACAAG gtccGCTCGGTGCTGGAGGACGGGCTGTGGAACGCCATGCACAAGTACGGGGAGGACAGGCTCTTGACGGAGGCGATAGATGAGCTCCAGAGGGAT TTCACTTGCTGCGGAGCCAACAACTACACGGACTGGGCCACCATCGAGCCGTTCAAGACCAACGACACCGTGCCCCGGTCCTGCTGCCGCATCAACACCACCTCCTGCAACgtccaccccagccccaccaccatCTACGAGGag GGCTGCCTCCAGAGCATCGAAGCCTGGGTGAAGAAAAACATCATCACCGTGGCCGCGGTCGCGCTGGGCATCGCCTTCTTTGAG ATTTTGGGCATCATCTTTGCTTGCTGCCTGATGAAGGGCATCCGCAGCGGCTATGAGGTCATGTAG
- the GDF11 gene encoding growth/differentiation factor 11, producing the protein MAPLLLRLLAVLALTAAGGGSEGQPPASEAACPVCLWRRHSKELRLESIKSQILSKLRLKEAPNITREVVKQLLPKAPPLQQLLDLHDFQGDSLQHDEYLEEDEYHATTETVISMAQETDPVVQIEGNPHCCFFNFSPKIMFTKVVKAQLWVYLRPVQHTSTVYLQILRLKPVTEEGSRHIRIRSLKIDLNSRIGHWQSIDFKHVLQNWFKQPQNNWGIEINAFDPNGNDLAVTSLGPGAEGLHPFMELRVLENNKRSRRNLGLDCDEHSTESRCCRYPLTVDFEAFGWDWIIAPKRYKANYCSGQCEYMFMQKYPHTHLVQQANPRGSAGPCCTPTKMSPINMLYFNDKQQIIYGKIPGMVVDRCGCS; encoded by the exons AtggccccgctgctgctgcgctTGCTGGCGGTGCTCGCGCTCacggcggccgggggggggtcGGAAGGGCAGCCCCCCGCCTCCGAAGCCGCCTGCCCCGTTTGCTTGTGGCGGCGGCACAGCAAGGAGCTGCGGCTGGAGAGCATCAAGTCGCAAATCCTCAGCAAGCTGCGGCTGAAGGAAGCGCCCAACATCACCCGGGAGGTGGTGAAGCAGCTCCTGCCCAAGGCCCcgccgctccagcagctcctcgACCTCCACGACTTCCAGGGGGACTCGCTGCAGCACGACGAGTACCTGGAGGAGGACGAGTACCACGCCACCACCGAGACCGTCATCAGCATGGCCCAGGAAA CGGACCCCGTGGTGCAGATCGAGGGCAACCcccactgctgcttcttcaaCTTCAGCCCCAAGATCATGTTCACCAAGGTGGTGAAGGCGCAGCTGTGGGTGTACCTGCGGCCGGTGCAGCACACCTCCACCGTCTACCTGCAGATCCTCCGCCTGAAGCCGGTGACGGAGGAAGGCAGCCGCCACATCCGCATCCGCTCCCTGAAGATCGACCTCAACTCCCGCATCGGGCACTGGCAGAGCATCGACTTCAAGCACGTGCTGCAGAACTGGTTCAAGCAGCCGCAGAACAACTGGGGCATCGAGATCAACGCCTTCGACCCCAACGGCAACGACTTGGCCGTCACCTCGCTGGGACCCGGGGCCGAAGGGCTG caccccttcATGGAGCTGCGGGTGCTGGAGAACAACAAGCGCTCGCGGCGGAACCTGGGGCTGGACTGCGACGAGCACTCGACCGAGTCGCGCTGCTGCCGCTACCCCCTCACCGTCGACTTCGAGGCCTTCGGCTGGGACTGGATAATCGCCCCCAAGAGATACAAAGCCAACTACTGCTCGGGGCAGTGCGAGTACATGTTCATGCAGAAGTACCCCCACACCCACCTGGTGCAGCAGGCCAAcccccggggctcggcggggccctGCTGCACCCCCACCAAGATGTCCCCCATCAACATGCTTTACTTCAACGACAAACAGCAGATCATCTACGGCAAGATCCCGGGCATGGTGGTTGACAGATGCGGATGCTCTTAG
- the RDH5 gene encoding retinol dehydrogenase 5, with protein MWPYLLLAVLAWALGWLLRDRRTLPSVKDKHVFITGCDSGFGNLLARRLARRGYRVLAACLTQKGADGLQRSCSGHLRTTLLDVTRSDSIRQAVEWVRAEVGEKGLFGLVNNAGVANPIGPTEWMGMEDYRQVMAVNAFGAIEVTLQFLPLLKRARGRVVNTSSVLGRLSANGGGYCISKYCIEAFSDSLRRDMYHFGVKVSIVEPGFFKTAVTNLESIEASLRQLWDRLAPETRLSYGEDFFHKYLKVQRLIMNVICDADLSKVTRCMEHALGARHPRTRYSAGWDAKLLWLPASYLPACLVDFALATILPKPAHRVR; from the exons atGTGGCCGTACCTCTTGCTGGCGGTGCTGGCCTGGGcgctgggctggctgctgcggGACCGCCGGACCCTGCCCTCCGTCAAGGACAAGCATGTCTTCATCACCGGCTGCGACAGCGGCTTCGGCAACCTGCTGGCACGCCGGCTGGCCCGTCGGGGCTACCGGGTGCTGGCTGCTTGCCTGACCCAGAAAGGGGCCGATGGCCTCCAGCGGAGCTGCTCTGGCCACCTCCGCACCACCCTGCTCGATGTCACCCGCTCCGACAGCATCCGCCAGGCCGTCGAGTGGGTGCGGGCAGAGGTGGGCGAgaaag GTCTCTTTGGGCTGGTGAACAACGCCGGGGTGGCCAACCCCATCGGCCCCACGGagtggatggggatggaggacTACCGCCAGGTCATGGCCGTCAATGCCTTCGGGGCCATCGAGGTGACGCTCCAGTTCCTGCCGCTGCTGAagcgggcgcggggccgggtGGTGAACACCTCCAGCGTGCTGGGCCGCCTCTCCGCCAACGGCGGCGGCTACTGCATCTCCAAGTACTGCATCGAGGCCTTCTCCGACAGCCTGCG GCGCGACATGTACCACTTCGGGGTGAAGGTCAGCATCGTGGAGCCCGGCTTCTTCAAGACGGCCGTGACCAACCTGGAGAGCATCGAGGCGTCCCTGCGCCAGCTCTGGGACCGCCTGGCGCCCGAGACGCGGCTCAGCTACGGCGAGGATTTCTTCCACAAGT ACCTCAAGGTGCAGCGGCTCATCATGAACGTCATCTGCGACGCGGACCTCAGCAAGGTGACCCGCTGCATGGAGCACGCATTGGGCGCCCGGCACCCACGCACCCGCTACAGCGCCGGCTGGGACGCCAAACTGCTCTGGCTGCCGGCCTCCTACCTGCCCGCCTGCCTCGTCGACTTCGCCCTGGCCACCATCCTGCCCAAGCCAGCCCACCGCGTCCGCTAG
- the INPP1 gene encoding inositol polyphosphate 1-phosphatase, whose translation MAGLLQALVSASEKAAHIARLCRREEPLFQLLVAEKTGAERNRRFLQDFKTLADVLIQEVIKHDLGKEFPALQGHIHGEESNEFRTGQGETVAVKVCATPGETAALLLSVLQPERAAAELLAAAVHQDVVLGDAELAGVALSIPPQDLAIWIDPIDSTNEYIGGREDVAPVDGIAPAGLCSALVLIGAYDRRTGCPVLGVINEPFFRRDPLTRRWQGRYHWGVAYGDTRLCSLSPPPPRPAPCVVLSWAEGPAVRAALDTLCGDHLRFAAGAGYKMLCVILGLADAYVLSEGSTFAWDACGPHAILRALGGGAVALARTLRARRAGDSGPPPELVYNCPVEGAAGAERWANRGGLVAYLNPQHLEAVLAALATVPGL comes from the exons ATggcggggctgctgcaggcCCTGGTGAGCGCCTCGGAGAAGGCGGCGCACATCGCCCGGCTGTGCCGGCGAGAGGAGcccctcttccagctgctggtgGCCGAAAAGACGGGGGCCGAGAGGAACAGGAGGTTCCTGCAGGACTTCAAGACGCTGGCGGACGTCCTCATCCAGGAGGTCATCAAGCACGACCTGGGGAAGGAG ttcccGGCGCTGCAGGGCCACATCCACGGCGAGGAGTCCAACGAGTTCAGGACCGGGCAGG GGGAGACGGTGGCGGTGAAGGTTTGTGCCACGCCGGGAGAGACGGCGGCCCTGCTGCTCTCCGTGCTGCAGCCCGAGCGGGCGGCCGCCGAGCTGCTGGCGGCCGCCGTGCACCAGGACGTGGTGCTTGGGGACGCGGAGCTGGCCGGCGTGGCGCTCAGCATCCCCCCCCAGGACCTGGCCATCTGGATAGACCCCATCG ACTCCACCAACGAGTACATCGGCGGGCGCGAGGACGTGGCCCCCGTCGACGGCATCGCCCCGGCGGGgctgtgctcggcgctggtgcTCATCGGGGCCTACGACCGGCGCACGGGCTGCCCGGTGCTGGGCGTCATCAACGAGCCCTTCTTCCGCCGGGACCCCCTGACCCGCAG GTGGCAGGGGAGGTACCACTGGGGCGTCGCGTACGGGGACACGCGGCTGTGCTCGCtgagccccccgccgccgcgccctgcgccctgcgtggtgctgagctgggcggaggggccggCGGTGCGGGCGGCCCTGGACACCCTCTGCGGCGACCACCTGCGCTTCGCCGCCGGCGCCGGTTACAAGATGCTCTGCGTCATCCTGGGGCTGGCGGACGCCTACGTCCTCTCCGAGGGCAGCACCTTCGCCTGGGACGCCTGCGGCCCCCACGCCATCCTGCGGGCCCTGGGCGGGGGTGCGGTGGCCCTGGCGAGGACCCTGCGGGCGCGGCGAGCGGGCGACAGCGGGCCCCCCCCCGAGCTGGTCTACAACTGCCCGGTggagggggcagcgggggccgaGCGCTGGGCGAACCGGGGCGGCCTCGTGGCCTACCTGAACCCCCAGCACCTGGAGGCCGTGCTGGCCGCGCTGGCCACCGTGCCGGGGCTCTGA